Proteins found in one Streptococcus criceti HS-6 genomic segment:
- a CDS encoding aldo/keto reductase, translated as MFDYTLSNGQKIPALGFGTWQTPDGDVAESSVKAAIEAGYRHIDTASIYGNEASVGRGIKAAGVPREELFITTKLWNSNHSYEAAKAAIDESIAKLDCDYLDLYLIHWPNPKAFRDNWKEANAGAWRAMEEAVEAGKIKSIGVSNFLPHHLDALLETAKIKPVVNQIYLSPSVQQEELVAYNEAHDILSEAYSPLGTGKIFSIDSLKELAVKYNKTVAQVVLRWSLQKGFLPLPKSVHQDRIVENFQVFDFELTTDDMAIIDALKGQAGEAPKPDEVNF; from the coding sequence TACTTTATCTAACGGCCAAAAAATTCCTGCTCTTGGTTTTGGAACTTGGCAGACACCGGACGGTGATGTAGCTGAAAGTTCTGTCAAAGCTGCTATTGAGGCTGGTTACCGTCACATCGATACAGCTTCTATCTATGGCAACGAAGCGTCTGTCGGCCGTGGTATCAAAGCTGCTGGTGTACCTCGTGAGGAGCTTTTCATTACGACTAAACTCTGGAACAGCAACCACTCTTACGAAGCTGCCAAGGCAGCTATCGATGAGTCTATTGCTAAGCTGGACTGCGATTACTTGGATCTTTATCTCATTCACTGGCCAAATCCAAAAGCCTTCCGTGATAACTGGAAAGAAGCTAACGCCGGTGCATGGCGTGCCATGGAAGAAGCTGTAGAAGCTGGTAAGATCAAGTCTATCGGTGTTTCTAACTTTTTACCTCACCACTTAGATGCTCTGCTTGAAACAGCTAAGATCAAACCAGTTGTCAACCAAATCTACCTCAGCCCAAGCGTCCAGCAAGAAGAGTTGGTGGCTTATAATGAGGCGCACGACATCCTCAGCGAAGCTTACAGCCCACTTGGAACTGGTAAAATCTTTAGCATCGACTCTCTCAAAGAACTAGCAGTTAAATATAACAAAACCGTTGCCCAAGTCGTTCTTCGCTGGAGCCTGCAAAAAGGATTCTTACCGCTGCCAAAATCAGTGCACCAAGACCGTATCGTCGAAAACTTCCAAGTTTTTGACTTTGAATTGACAACAGATGATATGGCGATTATTGATGCCCTCAAGGGTCAAGCTGGTGAAGCTCCAAAACCAGATGAAGTAAACTTTTAA